Proteins from one Prevotella sp. E2-28 genomic window:
- a CDS encoding CatB-related O-acetyltransferase: MNRPNPNEVFPNPNLPRLCFIKNVVKNPRIIIGDYTYYDDVDGADQFEKHVTHFYDFIGDKLIIGKFCAIAKGVEFVMNGANHRMDCATTYPFYIMGGDWGSAIAPVKGELPLKGDTIIGNDVWIGQNVTIMPGVHIGDGAIIGTNSVVAKDIPPYAIAVGNPCRVVRKRFDDELIEILLKLRWWDKSIEEIENLMPILSCSDLEKVKEELKTKI; this comes from the coding sequence ATGAATAGACCAAATCCCAACGAGGTATTTCCAAATCCTAACCTGCCACGACTTTGTTTTATCAAGAATGTGGTAAAGAACCCGCGAATCATCATCGGTGACTATACCTATTACGATGACGTGGATGGTGCTGACCAATTTGAGAAGCACGTCACACACTTCTATGACTTCATAGGTGACAAGCTGATTATCGGGAAGTTCTGTGCTATTGCCAAAGGCGTAGAGTTTGTGATGAACGGGGCCAATCATAGGATGGATTGCGCAACCACCTATCCGTTCTACATTATGGGAGGTGACTGGGGAAGTGCTATTGCACCTGTGAAGGGAGAACTTCCATTGAAAGGCGACACCATTATTGGCAACGATGTTTGGATTGGTCAGAACGTCACGATTATGCCAGGCGTACATATTGGTGATGGAGCCATCATCGGAACCAATTCGGTTGTCGCTAAAGATATTCCTCCGTATGCTATCGCCGTTGGGAATCCCTGTCGTGTAGTTAGGAAACGTTTCGACGATGAATTGATAGAAATTTTGCTCAAGCTCCGATGGTGGGACAAGAGCATTGAGGAGATAGAAAACCTCATGCCGATACTATCGTGTAGCGATTTGGAAAAGGTCAAGGAAGAGCTAAAGACAAAAATATGA
- a CDS encoding nitrous oxide-stimulated promoter family protein: MAKKGMNRIEREKQTVQRMIELYCRHHLKVETMPEEYQHLAEFACRRLDHCKYGENKTACKNCPTHCYASKEREQIREIMRWAGPRMILYSPKDAIVHTFYNVKHWLQSLSFRTGVIVLLCCIPFYILSFAQMLLPISVTAKGILWTVLFGLAKTCQYGGLTILGVEGYKRLKNKFKRKN, from the coding sequence ATGGCAAAGAAAGGAATGAACAGGATTGAGCGCGAGAAACAGACCGTCCAGAGGATGATAGAACTATATTGCCGTCATCATCTGAAGGTGGAAACCATGCCAGAAGAGTATCAACATCTGGCAGAGTTTGCATGTCGCCGTCTCGACCATTGCAAATATGGTGAAAACAAGACTGCATGCAAGAACTGTCCGACGCATTGCTATGCGTCAAAAGAGCGTGAGCAGATACGTGAAATCATGCGCTGGGCAGGCCCAAGAATGATTCTGTATTCTCCAAAAGATGCCATCGTTCACACATTCTATAACGTGAAGCATTGGCTGCAATCGCTCTCGTTCAGGACGGGAGTCATCGTACTGCTATGCTGCATCCCGTTTTATATATTATCCTTCGCCCAGATGCTATTACCTATCAGCGTTACGGCAAAAGGTATCCTTTGGACGGTACTCTTCGGATTGGCAAAGACTTGTCAGTATGGAGGCCTTACCATCCTGGGCGTCGAAGGATATAAACGTCTCAAGAATAAGTTCAAACGCAAAAACTAA
- a CDS encoding ADP-ribosylglycohydrolase family protein, which translates to MIGAIIGDIVGSRWEFNPTNDYGFEWLSDRNGYTDDTICTVAVADALLHGRDFGESIHDWCNRYPNPMGGYGGRFAQWVHSDNPQPYNSFGNGSAMRVSPVAHWYKHIDEVLDAAAATALPSHNHDEGIKGAQTVALAIFRALQFGEQAPDHIGEILKECVQFSGYDININKSDVINRFDETCQGTVPVALWIIGISNSFEDAVRKAVSLGADADTLGAIVGSIAEAIWGIPLNIRKSIKSFLPEEMNDIVIEFYEMINR; encoded by the coding sequence ATGATAGGAGCAATAATCGGAGATATCGTTGGTAGCCGTTGGGAGTTTAACCCGACAAATGACTACGGCTTTGAGTGGCTGTCAGATAGAAATGGGTACACTGACGACACGATATGTACAGTCGCTGTAGCAGATGCATTATTGCATGGCCGCGACTTCGGCGAAAGCATTCATGATTGGTGCAATCGCTATCCAAATCCGATGGGTGGATATGGTGGACGTTTTGCCCAATGGGTACATAGCGACAATCCTCAGCCATACAACAGTTTTGGTAATGGCTCTGCAATGCGCGTATCTCCAGTAGCTCACTGGTACAAGCACATCGACGAGGTGCTTGATGCCGCTGCAGCCACAGCCCTCCCCTCTCATAATCATGATGAAGGTATAAAAGGGGCTCAGACCGTAGCACTTGCAATTTTCAGAGCTCTTCAGTTTGGCGAACAAGCACCAGATCACATTGGCGAAATTCTTAAAGAGTGTGTCCAGTTCTCTGGCTATGATATCAATATCAATAAATCCGATGTTATCAATCGGTTCGATGAAACATGCCAGGGCACTGTCCCTGTCGCTCTATGGATAATAGGCATCAGCAACAGCTTTGAGGATGCAGTTCGTAAGGCAGTAAGCCTCGGTGCAGACGCCGACACTTTGGGTGCCATCGTTGGCAGTATCGCTGAAGCGATTTGGGGTATACCTCTTAATATCAGGAAAAGCATAAAAAGCTTTCTTCCAGAAGAGATGAATGACATCGTGATTGAATTTTACGAAATGATAAATAGATAG
- a CDS encoding NUDIX hydrolase has translation MDYTYKYPRPAVTADCVVITKEPQPKVLLIQRGADPYKGGWAFPGGFMNMDETTEQCAIRELEEETGLKVSEVHQIGAYSKVDRDPRGRTITVAYLAIIDFPQMVKGQDDAAKAEWFPIDALPPLAFDHEEIMKDAVAAYNHLVL, from the coding sequence ATGGATTATACATACAAATACCCGCGTCCGGCAGTCACAGCTGACTGTGTAGTTATAACAAAAGAGCCTCAGCCAAAAGTGCTGCTTATTCAAAGAGGGGCTGACCCATACAAGGGAGGTTGGGCATTCCCTGGTGGCTTCATGAATATGGATGAAACCACGGAACAATGTGCTATCCGCGAACTGGAGGAAGAAACAGGACTGAAGGTGTCTGAGGTTCATCAGATTGGTGCATACTCAAAGGTAGATCGTGATCCACGAGGAAGAACCATAACTGTGGCTTATCTCGCCATCATAGATTTCCCCCAGATGGTGAAAGGTCAGGATGATGCAGCCAAGGCTGAGTGGTTTCCGATAGACGCACTACCGCCGTTGGCTTTCGACCATGAAGAGATTATGAAGGATGCTGTAGCAGCCTATAATCATTTAGTATTATAA
- a CDS encoding vWA domain-containing protein, with translation MKNSIKREKKEFTHSSERENFRPKGKTKEIKTKRVHNLIIVDESGSMYVIRKQAFVGMNETLQTVRQMQKKFNDQEQFVTLVTFDSSHTTWHYDNTPADKTSDLSWKAYNPGGGTPLYDAIGKGISKVNAQIEEGDHVLVTIITDGEENSSEEWTLKMVRTLIEKLKKQNWIFTLIGTDNLDVETMANSFAIEEHMEFQQDEEGTKAMFRRERRSRERYNCCLAECAPIPKGKFFEEEGN, from the coding sequence ATGAAAAATTCGATTAAGAGAGAGAAGAAAGAGTTTACTCATTCTTCCGAGCGTGAGAATTTTCGCCCAAAGGGCAAAACGAAAGAAATTAAAACAAAGCGAGTTCACAACCTGATTATCGTTGATGAAAGCGGCAGTATGTATGTCATCCGCAAGCAAGCCTTTGTAGGTATGAACGAAACCTTGCAGACTGTAAGGCAGATGCAGAAAAAGTTCAATGACCAGGAACAGTTTGTAACCTTGGTAACGTTTGACAGTAGCCACACCACCTGGCACTACGACAACACACCTGCAGACAAAACTAGTGACCTGAGTTGGAAGGCCTACAATCCTGGCGGTGGCACACCTCTTTATGATGCCATCGGCAAAGGTATCTCAAAGGTCAATGCTCAGATTGAGGAAGGTGACCACGTATTGGTGACTATCATTACCGACGGTGAGGAGAACAGTAGTGAGGAGTGGACCTTGAAGATGGTTCGTACACTTATCGAAAAGCTGAAGAAACAGAACTGGATCTTTACGCTGATAGGAACCGATAACCTCGATGTAGAGACAATGGCCAATTCTTTTGCTATTGAGGAACACATGGAATTCCAGCAGGATGAGGAAGGCACCAAGGCTATGTTTCGTCGCGAGCGCAGAAGTCGTGAACGCTACAACTGCTGTTTGGCAGAATGTGCACCTATTCCTAAAGGAAAGTTCTTTGAGGAAGAGGGAAATTAA
- a CDS encoding smalltalk protein, whose amino-acid sequence MKDKKDVWKFVLQTAISILSAIATALGVTSCMA is encoded by the coding sequence ATGAAAGACAAGAAAGACGTTTGGAAGTTCGTACTTCAAACTGCGATTAGCATCCTATCCGCTATCGCTACCGCACTGGGAGTAACCAGCTGCATGGCGTGA